The sequence ACGTCTGGATGCGGAAGGAAAGTCCACTGTGATGATTGGCGATGGATTAAACGATGCGGGAGCTTTGCAGGCGAGCCATGTGGGGATCGCCGTGACGGATCAGTCTACCTATTTTTCTCCTGCCAGTGATGCCATTATGGATGTGGAGGCCCTTACCAAGCTTCCTGCTTTTATCGGTTTGGCGAGGAATGGTAAGCAGGTGATCATGGCCAGTTTTGTTATCAGCTTGGTCTATAATGTAGCGGGGATTGGATTGGCTGTACAAGGGCTTTTAAGTCCAGTAGTTTGTGCGGTGCTGATGCCCTTGAGTAGTATTTCAGTGGTGGTTTTTACCACGGTGATGATGAATTATTTTGCCTATAAAAAAGGACTTAAAACCAAGTGGCTATGGAAGTAATATTTGTATTGATCGGCATCAGTTTGATATTGGCAGTGACCTTTCTAATCCTGTTTATCAGGGCAATGAAGGGTGGTCAATATGACGATACCTACACCCCCTCGGTGAGAATACTCTTCGATAATAAAAAGAAGTCAGAGACAAGCAAACCAACAACTAAATCTAAGTAAATATGTCAGAACCACTACTGGAAAAGTTCAGTTACGATAATAAGATCGTAAAGTACTTTGGAGCAGCCACCATCATTTGGGGCGTAGTCGGGATGCTGGTGGGGATATTGGCCGCCACCCAGCTATTTCTTCCCGAGGCCAATTTAGGAAACCCATACACTACCTTTGGCAGGATTCGTCCGCTGCATACCAATGCGGTGATTTTTGCCTTTGTGGGCAACGCGATCTTTGCAGGAGTTTATTATTCCATGCCGCGGCTGCTGAAGGCCAGGATGTGGAGTGACACCCTCAGTTGGATCAATTTCTGGGGATGGCAATTGATCATTTTGGCAGCCGCGATCACCCTTCCCTTGGGGCTGACCACCTCAAAGGAATATGCAGAGCTGGAGTGGCCCATTGACATCGCCATTGCGGTGGTTTGGGTGGCTTTTGGGGCCAATATGATCGGTACCTTGATCAAACGCCGTGAGCGGCACATGTACGTGGCTATTTGGTTTTACCTGGCCTCTTTTGTGACGGTAGCGGTGCTGCACATCTTTAACTCCCTGGAGTTGCCTGTTTCCCTTTTTAAGAGTTATTCTGCCTATGCAGGTGTCCAAGATGCTTTGGTCCAATGGTGGTATGGCCATAATGCGGTAGCGTTCTTCCTGACGACTCCCTATTTGGGCTTGATGTACTATTATTTGCCCAAAGCAGCCAACAGACCTATTTACTCCTATAAACTGTCGATCATTCACTTTTGGGCACTGATCTTTATTTACATCTGGGCAGGTCCTCACCATTTGCTCTACACGGCCTTGCCAAACTGGGCCCAAGTCTTGGGCGTAGCGTTTTCCATCATGCTAATTGCTCCTTCTTGGGGTGGAATGGTGAATGGACTGTTGACATTGAGAGGCGCGTGGGACAAGGTGCGCGTAGATCCTGTACTGAAGTTTATGGTAGTGGCCGTGACAGCCTACGGTATGGCCACGTTCGAAGGCCCGTTGCTTTCGCTGAAAAGTGTTAATGCGATTGCCCATTATACCGATTGGATCGTCGCGCACGTCCATATTGGTGGGTTGGGCTGGAATGGATTCCTGACGTTTGGTATGCTTTACTGGCTGTGCCCGAGAATGTGGAATACTAAACTTTATTCCACAAAACTGGCCAATACACATTTTTGGCTAGGGACGTTGGGGATCATTTTCTATGCCTTGCCGATGTACGTGGCAGCCTTGACACAGAGTTTGATGTGGAAAGAATTTAATGAAATGGGTAGGTTGGCCTATCCGAATTTCCTGGAAACCACCTTGCAGATTGTGCCCATGTACATGTTCAGGGCTTTTGGGGGCGTGCTATATTTGAGCGGTACCCTGATCATGATCTATAACCTCGTGAAGACGACCAAAATGGGCGCCTTCGTGGCAGAAGAGCCTGATGAAGCACCTGCCTTGACCAAGCCTGTCGCCCAAAAAGGAGAATATTGGCATCATGTATGGGAAAGAAAACCGATCTTCTTTACCATCCTCGCGACAGTGGCCATTCTGATTGGCGGTGCCATTGAGATCATACCGACCATTTTGGTCAAATCCAATGTGCCGACCATCTCCAGTGTGACACCTTATACGCCGCTGGAGCTGCAAGGAAGGGATATCTACATTAAAAATGGTTGTGTGGGCTGCCACTCCCAAATGATCCGGCCTTTCCGCTCTGAAACTGAACGTTATGGCGAGTATTCCAAAGCCGGGGAGTTTGTTTACGACCGGCCATTCTTATGGGGGTCCAAAAGAACTGGTCCCGACCTCCATCGTGTGGGAGGGAAGTATCCCGATAGCTGGCATTACCACCATATGTTGGATCCCCGGACCATGTCACCAGGGTCGACCATGCCTCCCTATGACTGGATGATTACGACGACGATGGATCATGAGGACCTTCCTGCCAAAATCCGTACCCTCCAAAAACTCGGTGTGCCCTATCCCGAGGGATATGCGGATGGCCCTGCCATGGAAGACCTAAATGAGCAAGCCAATAAGATTACCGCTGGGCTGAAGGATGCGAATATTGAGGTCTTGCCCAATACGGAAATTGTGGCATTGATCGCATACTTACAGCGCTTGGGTACGGATATCAAAAAGCTGGATGCCCCCACTAAAACGGCCAATGAGGCGAAATAAAACAAGAAAATTATGCAAAAGGAAATATTAACTTCAATCGAAAACGTGGAAATATACCCAATCATTTCCCTATTGGTCTTTGTGCTGTTCTTTGTTGGGATGGGATGGTGGGTGCTTCGCGTGGATAAGCGATACATTGACCACATGAAATCACTTCCTGTAGATGATGATCACCAAAAAGAAGAAAGCCATGAAAAAAAATAAAGCAGTGCTATTGACCACCTTTATGGGATTAGCTTCTTCCACAGCTTTTGCCCAAAATGTAGAGGAACCTTCATTTTGGTCTGCCTTAGGAACCATGAACAGCAGTGAGTTGATGCTGCTGTTGATGATCATCGTGATGCTGGGTGTTTTGGTGTTGTTGCTATTGCTCATGATCTACCTGATGTCGTTTATGGTGACCCTTCTCAAACGTGAAAATCCAGCATTGGCCAATCAGCCCAGCTGGTGGGAGCAGTTCAATGAGCGTTTTGTATCCGGAAAATTGAAACCGGTGGAGGAAGAAGGTGAGATCATGCTGAGCCACAATTACGATGGTATTCGGGAGTTGGACAATTTTATGCCCCCTTGGCTTACCTATTTGTTTTACGGCTCCACGATCTTTGCCATTTTCTATTTGATCAATTATTCTGCCATAGGCTGGGGAAAAACACCGGAAGAGGAATATCAAGCCCAGCTAAAAGCGGAGGAAATAGCTGCTGAAAAGCGAAAGGAGTTGGCTTTGGCTTCCATTGATGAAAGCAATGTGGAGTTTGACCAGTCGGAGTTTGTGCTTACTGCCGGCGGAACCATATACCAAAACAATTGTGTGGCCTGTCACGCTGCCGATGGCGGTGGTGGCGTAGGTCCTAACTTTACCGATCAATATTGGCTTCATGGGGGCAGCATTCAGGATGTTTTTAAAACCGTGAAATACGGGGTGCCCGATAAAGGAATGATTCCCTGGCAGGATCAGCTGAGTCCTGAGGAAATCATGCAAGTGTCGAATTATATCCTTTCCCTACAAGGAAAAACCCCTGCCAATCCAAAAGAGCCGCAAGGTGAGCTGTATGTGCCTGATAATGAAGAAGGGGAGACGGATGCGGCAGATTCCACCGGTGTACAACCGGATTCAGTGAAGGTAGATGTCTAAATAGCAGTCGAAATGAGTGAAAAGCAGCAGAATAGTCAAGAAGCCTTTCGAGATTCCCTGGCCACGGTAAAACCTGACGGTGGACGAAACTGGATTTATCCCAAGAAAGTGACCGGGTTTTTCTATAAATGGAGAACCTGGCTTTCGTGGCTGCTTTTGGCCATGCTGTTTGTAGGCCCTTTCCTGAAAATTGACGGTGAGCCGCTCCTGCTCCTTAATGTCTTTGAGCGGAAGTTTGTCATCTTTGGGCAAGTGTTTTGGCCGCAGGATACCTATATTTTACTTTTCCTGCTGCTCATTTTGTTCGTGTTTATCATATTATTTACCGTGGTTTTTGGCAGGGTGTTTTGTGGATGGATCTGTCCCCAAACCCTTTTCATGGAGATGGTCTTCCGCAAGATCGAATACTGGATCGAGGGAGATGCTTCCCAACAGCGTAAACTCAATGCCATGCCTTGGAACCGGAAAAAGATCCTGAAGAAAGGGGCGAAGTTTGGGATATTTTCCTTGATATCCCTGCTCATCGCCCATACCGTGATGGCCTATCTGATAGGGATCGAAGAGACTTTGGAAACGATCAGTCATCCGCCAAGTGAAAACTTGGCGGGTTTTATGGGGTTGTTGTTCTTTGCGGGAATTTTTATGCTGGTCTTTAGCCTCTTCAGGGAGCAGGTGTGTACGGTGGTGTGTCCATATGGGCGGCTCCAAGGTGTGCTGCTTGATACCAATTCCATCAATGTGAGTTACGACTATGTCAGGGGGGAGCCTCGTGGGAAAATCAATAAGAAAAAGACAGAAGAGCCACCAAAAGGAGATTGCATTGATTGTACCTTATGTGTGCAGGTGTGTCCGACGGGAATTGATATCCGGAATGGTGTCCAAATGGAATGCGTCAACTGCACGGCCTGCATGGACGCCTGCGATGAGGTCATGGAAAAAGTTAACCGCCCCAAAGGACTGATCAGGTATGCTTCTGAAAATAGTATCAAAGAAGGACATCAGAAGCTGATCACGCCAAGGGTCATGGGATATTCGGCGGTATTGGTGTTGTTGATAGCAGCATTTGTAGGGTTGCTGA comes from Echinicola vietnamensis DSM 17526 and encodes:
- the ccoS gene encoding cbb3-type cytochrome oxidase assembly protein CcoS, with the translated sequence MEVIFVLIGISLILAVTFLILFIRAMKGGQYDDTYTPSVRILFDNKKKSETSKPTTKSK
- the ccoN gene encoding cytochrome-c oxidase, cbb3-type subunit I, producing MSEPLLEKFSYDNKIVKYFGAATIIWGVVGMLVGILAATQLFLPEANLGNPYTTFGRIRPLHTNAVIFAFVGNAIFAGVYYSMPRLLKARMWSDTLSWINFWGWQLIILAAAITLPLGLTTSKEYAELEWPIDIAIAVVWVAFGANMIGTLIKRRERHMYVAIWFYLASFVTVAVLHIFNSLELPVSLFKSYSAYAGVQDALVQWWYGHNAVAFFLTTPYLGLMYYYLPKAANRPIYSYKLSIIHFWALIFIYIWAGPHHLLYTALPNWAQVLGVAFSIMLIAPSWGGMVNGLLTLRGAWDKVRVDPVLKFMVVAVTAYGMATFEGPLLSLKSVNAIAHYTDWIVAHVHIGGLGWNGFLTFGMLYWLCPRMWNTKLYSTKLANTHFWLGTLGIIFYALPMYVAALTQSLMWKEFNEMGRLAYPNFLETTLQIVPMYMFRAFGGVLYLSGTLIMIYNLVKTTKMGAFVAEEPDEAPALTKPVAQKGEYWHHVWERKPIFFTILATVAILIGGAIEIIPTILVKSNVPTISSVTPYTPLELQGRDIYIKNGCVGCHSQMIRPFRSETERYGEYSKAGEFVYDRPFLWGSKRTGPDLHRVGGKYPDSWHYHHMLDPRTMSPGSTMPPYDWMITTTMDHEDLPAKIRTLQKLGVPYPEGYADGPAMEDLNEQANKITAGLKDANIEVLPNTEIVALIAYLQRLGTDIKKLDAPTKTANEAK
- a CDS encoding cbb3-type cytochrome c oxidase subunit 3, with translation MQKEILTSIENVEIYPIISLLVFVLFFVGMGWWVLRVDKRYIDHMKSLPVDDDHQKEESHEKK
- a CDS encoding cbb3-type cytochrome c oxidase N-terminal domain-containing protein, producing MKKNKAVLLTTFMGLASSTAFAQNVEEPSFWSALGTMNSSELMLLLMIIVMLGVLVLLLLLMIYLMSFMVTLLKRENPALANQPSWWEQFNERFVSGKLKPVEEEGEIMLSHNYDGIRELDNFMPPWLTYLFYGSTIFAIFYLINYSAIGWGKTPEEEYQAQLKAEEIAAEKRKELALASIDESNVEFDQSEFVLTAGGTIYQNNCVACHAADGGGGVGPNFTDQYWLHGGSIQDVFKTVKYGVPDKGMIPWQDQLSPEEIMQVSNYILSLQGKTPANPKEPQGELYVPDNEEGETDAADSTGVQPDSVKVDV
- the ccoG gene encoding cytochrome c oxidase accessory protein CcoG, with the protein product MSEKQQNSQEAFRDSLATVKPDGGRNWIYPKKVTGFFYKWRTWLSWLLLAMLFVGPFLKIDGEPLLLLNVFERKFVIFGQVFWPQDTYILLFLLLILFVFIILFTVVFGRVFCGWICPQTLFMEMVFRKIEYWIEGDASQQRKLNAMPWNRKKILKKGAKFGIFSLISLLIAHTVMAYLIGIEETLETISHPPSENLAGFMGLLFFAGIFMLVFSLFREQVCTVVCPYGRLQGVLLDTNSINVSYDYVRGEPRGKINKKKTEEPPKGDCIDCTLCVQVCPTGIDIRNGVQMECVNCTACMDACDEVMEKVNRPKGLIRYASENSIKEGHQKLITPRVMGYSAVLVLLIAAFVGLLMTRTELSATITRFRGMTYQERTDGQVSNLYEATFINKTFEAQEVQIKAVDDRYQIEANDQGHWLLEGQSKLEGRFFLVIERIDVQEINETVTLLLLQNGEVIDEISTNFMAPLPDKNK